CTTGATGGCGTTCTCGTTGGCCTCGCTGCCCGAATTGGCCAGGAACGCCTGCCAGTAGGGCGGTCCCGCCAATTCCATCAACTTCTTTGCCGCCCGGGCCCGCACGGAACTGTAGACCACGTTGGAATAGAAGAGAATGTCCTCGGCCTGAGTGCGCAGGGCTTCCACCACCCGCGGGTGGCAGTGGCCGGTCGAAACCACGGCGTGACCGCCGTACAGGTCCAGGTATTCGTTTCCGTCCTGGTCATAGACATGGCAGCCTCGGCCCCGGTCCAGCACCAACGGTAGTTTGGCGTAGGTCTTGAGCTGGTAACGGTCCTCCGTTTCCATGACGGTGTTGGCAGTTTCTCCCATTTTCTCTCCCTGTCGAGTGGGGTCCGTCACGGGTGCGACGGAGGGAAATCGAGTCCCATGGTTTCCGGGAGGCCGCAGATCAGGTTCATATTCTGAATGGCTTGGCCGGCGGCCCCTTTTTGAAGATTGTCCAGCGTCGACCAGACAATGAGGAACCGGTCGTCGTGGGCGGCCCCCAGATCCACGAAGTTCCCGTTGCGGACGAAGTTGATATCCGGATCTTTCCCGGCCCATCGAACGAAGAACTCATCTCCGTAGTAGCCGGAGTAGAGGTCCCGGACCTCGTCATCCCGCAGCCGCCGGTCCAGTTCCATGTAGTGGCTGGCAAAAATGCCCCGGACCAGGGGTGTGGAGTAGGTCTGGAAGACCAGCGGATGGGCGGCGGTGTCCAGGAGCTGCGAGATTTCGGCCACGTGCTGGTGGCGAAACGGCTTGTAGGGAAAGAAGCTGTTGCTCCGCCGGGGGTGGTGGGTCTTGGCGCCGGGTCCCCGCCCGGCCCCGGAAGATCCGGTCTTGGTGTCGACGAAAACGGGTCCCTTGACCCACCCCTCCCGGTATAGGGGGTGGAGGGCAAGAATGGTTGCGGTGGCGAAGCAGCCTGGATTGGCGACCCGCGAGCTCCGGCGGATCCGGTCCCGAAGAATCTCGGGAAGTCCATAGACGAACGATGACTGATGTTGCGGCGCCTCCTGGGGAATTCCGTAGTGCTGCTCGAAGACGGCGGCATCGGAAATGCGAAAATCCCCGCTCAGGTCGATGACGACCAGGTCGCGGGGAAGCCGCGGCAGGATCTTCATGGCATGGCCGTGGGGCAACGCCAGGAAAAGGACGTCCAGATCCGTGTCCGGAAGAGAATCCAGACTGTCGAAACGGCAATCCACGAATCCCCGCAGGTTGGGATAGAGGGAGGCCACGGGTTGGCCGGTAAACTGCCGGGAGGAGATCCAGCGCAACTGTGCCTGGGGATGTTTGGCCAGATTGCGGATCAGTTCCCCGCCGCTGTATCCCGACCCGCCGGCTATGCCGATCTTGACCATGGTATCAACCGTTCCAGGATGAAGGTGCACAGCTTTCCGGAACTCTCGAAGGCGTTGGCCGCAGGGACCTGGAAATGCCGCTCGACGTACCGGATTCCCTCGGCGCTGTCGGTGGCGGGGCCGGACACCAGAAGCGACAATCCCTGGGGGTCGTGACCTTGCTGGCGCAACCACTCCAGGGATCCCCAGACGCCCATCAGGTCATTGGCGCACAGAACGACGCAAACGATTCGTTCCAGCAACTGATCGTCACGGAGCAGGGAATCGACGTGATAACCGCCCAGAATCCCGTCGCCGGCTTCCAGGAGGGCGAAGTCGGGCGCCGGGGAGGACAAGTGGTGCACCAGAGACCGGGCGACGGTGGAGAGATCGGACAAGTGGGCGCTGGAGGGAAGTCCCAGGTCATGAAAGCTCAAGACCCGCCCGGCCCCGCTCTTGCGCATCGCATCCAGGTCGGCGCGCGCTGCCACTCCGGCCACTTTGCCCGCGTTGACGTTGAAGCCTTTTTGGGAGAAAAGCCGGAGAATCTGCTTGCAGACGGCGGTCTTCCCCGAGTTCATGCAGGTCCCCAGCACCAGGATCACGGGAATTCGGGGAAGGGAATGGGATAGCGAGGGAAGAGCGCCGTCCCGAAGACTCAGGTACCCTCCGTTCCGGCGAACGGTCCCCAGATACTCGAGTGCCGCCGGCCATCCCAGGGCGCGATGAAAGGCGGTGCATTCGCCCATCACGCCCCCTTTGTTCAGAAGGTGGAAGCCCGCTCCCGGGACGAGCCGCTCCGGCAAACGTCCCGAGAACCCGTGGAGTGCCCGGCGGGCGCCCAGCGCGCCGACGATTCGCATGCCCTCCCGGAGGCGGACACTCCGGCTGCCGGTGGTCTCCAACACGGGATAGGAAAGATTCACGCTCCGGACGCGGGCCGCCACGACTTGGCCGTAGTCAACCTGGTCCGGTTGTCCCAGCCGGAGGGTCCGGGGAAGCTTGAGGCGGGAAACCACCGAGGAGATGGCGTCGACCCTGGTCTGTCCGGGCGTCCCAAGACTCGTGGCGTGCTTGAAGTCGCTCATGCTCTGTCACCCGTCCCGCTCAGGGGCAAGAATTCATATTTATACAGAAAATAATGGTGCTCAGTCAAGTTGAGTGAGAATATTCCGACCGAATTGCAGTTATTCTGCATATTTCCTCAGATTTGATCGGCTTCCTGCCGGCGGCCGGACCGCTCTCCAGCTTCGAGGCAGCGGCGGTAGGCATCGCGGCGGCGGAGCCCCAAGGCGCGCGCGGCGGATCGTACGGCCTGACTGCGAGTCAGATCCCGAACCTGCATCAGTCCTTCCACGTAGGCTTCCAGGTCCAGGTTGGAAGCCGCTGACGGCCGGGATGCCGCCCCTTCGATAACCAGCGTGCACTCCCCTTTCGGCCGGGTGCCGGCCCGGGAGGGTATCTCGCTCAGGGTTCCCAGGGTGAAGCTTTCGTGGATCTTGGTCATCTCCCTGGCCAGGCAGGCGTGACGATCGCCCAGGACCTCCCGGGCCATCTCCAGCGTGGCGGCCAGCCGGTGCGGCGCCACATAGAGAATCAGCGTTGCCTTAAAATCCTTCAGCGCCTTCAGCTCGCGCCGCATGGAACCGGATTGCCTGGGAAGGAAACCGGCAAACAGAAATCGATCGGTGGGAAGTCCGGAAACCGAAAGGGCGGCGATGGCGGCCGAGGGACCGGGAACCGGTGAGACCGGAATCGAGTTCTTCCGGCAGAGCTTGACCAGGCGGTAACCGGGGTCCGAAACCAGGGGTGTGCCGGCATTGCTGATCAGGGCGATGTTCCGGCCCCGGCGGAGGCGGTTCAACAGGGTCCGGGCCTGAGACGTTTCGTTGTGTTCGTGGTAGCTGATGGTGGGAGTCCGGATGGCGAAACCGGCGAGCAGCTTTCCCGAATGCCGGGTGTCTTCGCAGGCGATGAGATCGACGGACGCGAGGATTTCGCGCGCCCGCGGGCTCAGATCCCCCAGGTGGCCCAATGGCGTGGCCAGAACATGCAGAGTTCCAGGCGGGGCGTTTTCAGGGGGGAGAAGATCTCTCTCGGAATTCATGCGTTCATGGCGCCGAGCATCTCTCTGACGGCGCGCTCCATGCCCACCAGAGTGGCTCGCGCCACGATGTTGTGTCCGATGTTGAGTTCTTCGACCTGTGGGATTCGCGATATGGGCCGGACGTTTCGATAGGTCAGGCCGTGACCGGCCAGGACCCGAATGCCCCGGGCCGCGGCAAATTCCGAGGCTTCGACCATCTTGTCCAATTCCCGCCGGTAGCCCGGTTCATGCTCCGACAATCCCTTGGGCACGGCCTCGGCATAGGCTGCCGTGTTGAGCTCCACCAGGCCTGCGCCGATCCGGGAGGCGGCATCCAACTGATCCAGGTCGGGATCGATGAACAGGGAAACCTCCATCCCGGCTCCTTCCAGGGTTCGGATCGCGGAGCGGACCGATTGGGGACGCGCCATCACATCCAGTCCGCCCTCGGTGGTGACCTCTTCATCGGTTTCGGGCACCAGGGTGGCGGTATTGGGACGGAGCCGGGCCGCGATCTCCATCATCTCTTCGGTGATGGCCATTTCCAGGTTGAGCCGGGTGGTGACGACCTCCCGCAGCAACCGCACGTCCCGCTCTCGAATATGGCGCCGGTCTCCGCGCAAGTGTACGGTGATGCCGTCGGCGCCCGCCAACTCGGCCAGCAGCGCCGCCGTCACCGGATCCGGTTCGGGGGCCCGGCGAGCCTGCCGAACCGTGGCCACGTGGTCCACATTCACACCCAGTCTGGTCATGAGTCGCTCCCCTCGGTTGTCGTTCGTCGATTCCGGTCTCGTTCATCCCGGTCGTAGCGGCCGAGCAGATCGTTCCAACGGATGGAGATCAGACCCTGCAGGAGTCCGGCGCCGTCTCTGAGGAGGCGGATCTTGCTGTCGGAGTGGTGTCGCCAGATGACCCCGACCTCTCGTGCCGCCAGCTCGGCCTTGCGGGCAAGATAAAGGATTTCCACGTCGAAGGCATAGCTCGTCAGCCGCTGCTTCCGGAACAGGACGCGGCATGATTCCAGTTCGAACAGCTTGAATCCGCACTGGGTGTCGCAGTACGGCAATCCCGTCAGGAGTCTCATGGCCAAGTTGAAAATCTTTCCGGCCGTTTCCCGGAATATGCTCTGGCGCTTCCGGATCCGAGAATCCGTCAGGCCCCTCGACCCGAATGCGATCTGATTGTTGCCGCGGGTCATCTCCCGTTCCAGCTTGGCGACCTCCTCGATGGGAGTGCTCAGATCCGCGTCGGTGAGGAGGGCGTGCGTCCCGCGGGCGGCGAGCATTCCGCGGCGGACACTGTATCCCTTGCCCCGGTTGGTCCCGTTCTCCAGGATCCGGAGACATTCTTCGCTCCCACGGGCCCGCACTGCCGCAATGGCGGTCCGCACCGTTTTATCGGACGAGCCGTCGTCTACGACCAGAAGTTCGAAGGGGCGGCGGCGGTCCTCCAGGTAGGAGATGATTCTCCCGAGACTGGCTCCCAGCCGGTTCTCCTCGTTGTATGCGGGGATGATGACGGAGAGGACGACGGGCCTCATTGGAGGAGTTTCAGACACCTTTTAAGGCGCTCGACGACTCTTTGCCGCCCCAATGTCACGATCACATCGAAGATTCCCGGAGCCGCGGTCCTTCCCGTCAGCGCCACCCGCACGGCGCCGAAGAAGGCCCCGATCTTGAAGCCCGAGTCCTTGGCCGTTCCCCGGAGCACCGCCTCCACCGTCTCCAGGTTGAACTCCTCGAGCTGCTCGTATTCATCGGCCAGGGTCTCCAACCATCTTCGGAGCCGGGAGCGTTCCTCCGGGTCCGCCAGGGAAAAGTGGCGGCTCACCGCCTTGGATTCATAGTCGAATTCGTCGGTCAGAAAAGGAACCGCCATCTCGGGAAAGTCCGAGAGCCGGTTCAATCGGCTCTTGAGCAGGGTGATGACCGGAAGCAGGCGCCCGTCATTCCCCCGGTCCTGACGGTCTCCGGAGGGCTCAAGGAACGGTTGCAGGTGCCGGGTCAGGTCATGGCTGTTCGAGTCGGCCAGATAGCGGGAATTCATCCACTCCAACTTCCGCCGATCGAAGACGGCGTTGGCCTTGTTGACCCGGGCCAGATCGAAGCTCTTCACCAGCTCGCCGTCGGAGA
This Acidobacteriota bacterium DNA region includes the following protein-coding sequences:
- the argC gene encoding N-acetyl-gamma-glutamyl-phosphate reductase; the encoded protein is MVKIGIAGGSGYSGGELIRNLAKHPQAQLRWISSRQFTGQPVASLYPNLRGFVDCRFDSLDSLPDTDLDVLFLALPHGHAMKILPRLPRDLVVIDLSGDFRISDAAVFEQHYGIPQEAPQHQSSFVYGLPEILRDRIRRSSRVANPGCFATATILALHPLYREGWVKGPVFVDTKTGSSGAGRGPGAKTHHPRRSNSFFPYKPFRHQHVAEISQLLDTAAHPLVFQTYSTPLVRGIFASHYMELDRRLRDDEVRDLYSGYYGDEFFVRWAGKDPDINFVRNGNFVDLGAAHDDRFLIVWSTLDNLQKGAAGQAIQNMNLICGLPETMGLDFPPSHP
- the rsmI gene encoding 16S rRNA (cytidine(1402)-2'-O)-methyltransferase, producing the protein MNSERDLLPPENAPPGTLHVLATPLGHLGDLSPRAREILASVDLIACEDTRHSGKLLAGFAIRTPTISYHEHNETSQARTLLNRLRRGRNIALISNAGTPLVSDPGYRLVKLCRKNSIPVSPVPGPSAAIAALSVSGLPTDRFLFAGFLPRQSGSMRRELKALKDFKATLILYVAPHRLAATLEMAREVLGDRHACLAREMTKIHESFTLGTLSEIPSRAGTRPKGECTLVIEGAASRPSAASNLDLEAYVEGLMQVRDLTRSQAVRSAARALGLRRRDAYRRCLEAGERSGRRQEADQI
- a CDS encoding pyridoxine 5'-phosphate synthase yields the protein MTRLGVNVDHVATVRQARRAPEPDPVTAALLAELAGADGITVHLRGDRRHIRERDVRLLREVVTTRLNLEMAITEEMMEIAARLRPNTATLVPETDEEVTTEGGLDVMARPQSVRSAIRTLEGAGMEVSLFIDPDLDQLDAASRIGAGLVELNTAAYAEAVPKGLSEHEPGYRRELDKMVEASEFAAARGIRVLAGHGLTYRNVRPISRIPQVEELNIGHNIVARATLVGMERAVREMLGAMNA
- a CDS encoding glycosyltransferase family 2 protein, translated to MRPVVLSVIIPAYNEENRLGASLGRIISYLEDRRRPFELLVVDDGSSDKTVRTAIAAVRARGSEECLRILENGTNRGKGYSVRRGMLAARGTHALLTDADLSTPIEEVAKLEREMTRGNNQIAFGSRGLTDSRIRKRQSIFRETAGKIFNLAMRLLTGLPYCDTQCGFKLFELESCRVLFRKQRLTSYAFDVEILYLARKAELAAREVGVIWRHHSDSKIRLLRDGAGLLQGLISIRWNDLLGRYDRDERDRNRRTTTEGSDS